Within the Elusimicrobiaceae bacterium genome, the region GAGATGACAAGGGTTCGGTATTGACGGCGTTCATTCTTGGCGGCATTATCGGCGCGGTGGCGGGACTGCTGCTGGCTCCCAAATCCGGCAAGGAAACCCGTGAGGATGTGTGCGACTGGATGGACGACGCCGTAACCAAAAGCAAGGACACCATCGAAGTAGTCGGCGAAAATATCCGCGAAGGCGTGCACACCGGCAAAGCGCGCCTGAACAAAGCGTTCGGCAAGACTCACCCCGAAGCCGACGTGGACAAAGTGGAAGGAACGCTGTAAAACCGGGAACACCACACACGGCTTCAACAGCCCGAGCAGCCGGCGGAGCTGTGTTTTGCGTTGCGGCCTGAAGAAACTGTCAGCAAAAAGGCTGGATTTTTGCTATTCTATATTCAAATTCATGATTCAAAAGGATTGTTAGCGCTCTATGAGCAACATCTACAAACTAAACCATCCGCATCATGTGGAACATAAACACCCGAAAGGATTATATCTTCTGTTCATGGTGGAAATGTGGGAACGCTTCAGCTATTACGGGATGCGCGCCCTGCTGTTTCTGTACATGACCAAATTTCTTATGTTCTCCACGGAAAAAGCCGGCAGCATTTACGGTTATTACACCGGGCTGGTATATTTCACTCCGCTTATCGGCGGTTACCTGGCTGACCGGTATCTGGGCCAGCGCAAA harbors:
- a CDS encoding YtxH domain-containing protein, with the protein product MRDDKGSVLTAFILGGIIGAVAGLLLAPKSGKETREDVCDWMDDAVTKSKDTIEVVGENIREGVHTGKARLNKAFGKTHPEADVDKVEGTL
- a CDS encoding oligopeptide:H+ symporter, whose product is MSNIYKLNHPHHVEHKHPKGLYLLFMVEMWERFSYYGMRALLFLYMTKFLMFSTEKAGSIYGYYTGLVYFTPLIGGYLADRYLGQRKCIVIGAILMACGEFCLTANSLSFFYLALGLLIIGNGFFKPNISTIVGQLYAPDDPRRDGAFTIFYMGI